A genomic window from Pseudomonadota bacterium includes:
- a CDS encoding AAA family ATPase encodes MSHLKNRLITQYASYQTRLRKSEIWITMISNPILPYLVSVMAIQFARIEYVSRSSGGNACRKAAYNQRESMKCERSGQLFYFKHKDDNVHHEILLPEGVDKKFLDASVLWNAAEFMENRKDSQVCKESVIALPDDAEISLADRVEISRRIAKQLFVDKGLGVQMDVHQPHEDDKNWHVHMLITTRRFSEDGKSLHNRKARDTDPTVRKGVVMEAELVGKIVRDIQNEYFEEKGLELRVDPVGIVPQEHLGPVRMRNHMNDALVRSEMLKQANADNVKDPSSVLEQMTLHNSVFTRKDVDRFCAKHVKPEDRNKVLEGIFAHDQVVPLLCSESGEPSKYFTTKDVRAEEEKLQRFVGSVADRQSFAIKEQVKTNALDGLALSAEQHQAFQHMTSNDNNLKIIQGRAGVGKSYVLNPVREAYENSGYRVIGLAPTNKVASDMKDDGFAKAMTCHSLLFRINNKRMELDKNTVLMVDEAGMLGTEVMVELFNAAKQAKCKIILMGDAKQLSSIERGGMFQVLSEQYGAPTLETVRRQQKDWQKQVSEDLSNHRVRSAAKTLAEHNKLNWSDDKESALTELVNQWTTDSLGNREHWTFALAQRNVDVDTLNQAMRDIRKQRGEIGAIDVEMMTTRGLESFATGDRVQFTVTDKTQDISNGQFGILGACTPDKFTVWCDNGQSISFDPRTYQGLRHGYAGTIYKAQGATIDKTYVLHDKATNHSNSYVALTRHSKDVEVFLSKQETKNLRQFATQISRSGTKVASVNFATREDLDKKQEQQRVSLLDKTKSIWTQVTDYFHSNPEFYQLPPQTQKTAQPVEVTSPAFAMEDKTPEQLSQLLERRLHGLFQNKYQRAPNAEDREFLEQQSAKAVDHLYAFKEIHQNNPTNYDVSVMLGRSKFELERVGELRDDFLEILADRQTVAPENHLTAQLYAERMAQIEGKLFENDLRKTGQPSQDRYRFEQFAKDVLQEHQTIQSKLAQKLAGQFELSATIADRVAHESLRHWERTRVVPSEAMTRRYIELADHLEKGSEKLATQFKHQDAAKQQCVTGFVRRRESEAWLQQKAFNPTKDPVQSARYAESTQKVTQKMKMIMKQAEQQLQKSQGYSMDL; translated from the coding sequence TATTTGGTTTCAGTCATGGCTATCCAATTTGCTCGCATTGAATATGTTTCCCGCAGTTCCGGCGGCAACGCTTGCCGTAAGGCTGCCTATAATCAGCGCGAGAGCATGAAGTGCGAACGCAGCGGGCAGTTGTTCTATTTCAAGCACAAAGACGACAACGTTCATCATGAGATTTTGCTGCCTGAAGGAGTCGATAAAAAGTTTCTGGACGCCTCGGTGTTGTGGAATGCTGCCGAGTTTATGGAAAACCGTAAAGACAGCCAGGTTTGTAAAGAATCAGTGATTGCGCTGCCCGATGATGCAGAGATTAGCTTGGCAGATCGTGTGGAAATATCTCGTCGTATTGCCAAGCAGTTATTTGTCGATAAAGGGTTGGGAGTGCAGATGGATGTTCACCAACCCCATGAAGACGACAAGAACTGGCACGTGCATATGTTGATCACAACAAGAAGGTTTTCAGAAGACGGTAAATCACTGCACAATCGCAAAGCTCGCGATACTGATCCCACGGTGCGCAAGGGCGTGGTGATGGAAGCTGAGCTGGTCGGTAAAATTGTCCGGGACATTCAAAATGAGTACTTCGAAGAAAAAGGTCTGGAGCTGCGGGTTGATCCAGTCGGCATCGTGCCGCAAGAACACTTGGGTCCTGTGCGCATGCGCAATCATATGAATGACGCCTTGGTGCGCTCAGAAATGCTCAAGCAAGCTAATGCTGATAATGTTAAAGATCCCAGTAGTGTGCTGGAGCAAATGACATTGCACAATTCCGTGTTTACCCGTAAGGATGTCGATCGGTTTTGTGCCAAGCATGTAAAGCCAGAAGATCGGAACAAGGTGCTGGAAGGCATTTTTGCCCACGATCAGGTTGTGCCATTGCTCTGCAGTGAAAGTGGCGAACCCTCCAAGTACTTCACCACCAAGGACGTTAGAGCCGAGGAAGAAAAACTACAGCGCTTTGTAGGTAGCGTGGCCGATCGACAATCATTTGCCATCAAAGAGCAAGTCAAAACCAATGCTCTGGATGGCTTAGCATTAAGTGCCGAACAGCACCAAGCGTTTCAGCATATGACCAGTAATGATAACAACCTCAAGATCATCCAAGGCCGAGCTGGTGTTGGCAAAAGCTACGTGCTGAATCCCGTGCGCGAAGCTTATGAGAACTCTGGATACCGTGTGATCGGGTTGGCTCCCACCAACAAAGTGGCATCAGACATGAAAGATGATGGTTTTGCCAAGGCGATGACCTGTCACTCATTGTTATTTCGCATTAACAACAAGCGCATGGAGTTGGACAAAAACACGGTGCTGATGGTTGATGAAGCCGGCATGCTCGGCACGGAAGTGATGGTCGAACTATTTAATGCCGCCAAGCAAGCCAAGTGCAAAATCATTCTCATGGGTGATGCAAAGCAGCTTTCCTCGATTGAGCGTGGCGGGATGTTCCAGGTGCTCTCAGAACAGTATGGAGCCCCTACCCTGGAAACCGTGCGCCGGCAACAAAAGGATTGGCAAAAGCAGGTCTCCGAGGATCTCTCAAATCATCGAGTACGTTCTGCAGCAAAGACTTTGGCTGAACATAACAAACTCAACTGGTCTGACGATAAAGAGAGCGCTTTAACTGAGCTGGTGAATCAATGGACCACGGACAGTTTGGGTAACCGTGAGCACTGGACCTTTGCGCTGGCGCAACGCAACGTAGATGTGGATACCCTGAATCAAGCCATGCGCGATATTCGTAAACAACGCGGAGAAATCGGCGCTATTGATGTAGAAATGATGACCACTCGAGGACTTGAGTCTTTTGCCACAGGCGATCGAGTGCAATTCACTGTGACAGATAAAACCCAAGATATCAGCAATGGTCAATTTGGGATTTTGGGAGCCTGTACCCCTGATAAATTCACGGTGTGGTGCGATAATGGCCAGAGCATTAGTTTTGACCCAAGAACCTACCAAGGCCTGCGGCATGGCTATGCTGGAACCATCTACAAAGCTCAAGGTGCGACTATTGATAAGACCTACGTGCTGCACGACAAAGCAACCAATCATAGCAATAGCTACGTGGCTCTCACGCGACATAGCAAAGATGTAGAGGTGTTTCTTTCCAAGCAAGAAACGAAGAACTTGCGTCAGTTTGCCACACAAATCAGCCGTAGTGGCACCAAGGTGGCCAGTGTTAACTTTGCAACGAGGGAGGATCTGGATAAAAAGCAAGAGCAACAACGTGTCTCTTTGCTGGATAAAACAAAGAGTATCTGGACTCAGGTGACGGATTACTTCCACAGCAATCCGGAATTTTATCAGTTGCCGCCACAGACACAAAAAACAGCGCAGCCGGTCGAAGTTACCTCCCCTGCCTTTGCCATGGAAGACAAAACTCCTGAACAACTATCACAACTGTTAGAACGGCGCTTGCATGGATTATTCCAGAATAAATACCAGCGTGCTCCTAATGCTGAAGACAGAGAGTTTCTCGAACAGCAATCCGCAAAAGCGGTTGATCATCTTTATGCTTTCAAAGAGATTCACCAGAATAATCCCACAAACTATGATGTGAGCGTGATGCTTGGGCGGTCCAAATTCGAACTGGAGCGTGTTGGTGAGCTCAGGGACGATTTCCTAGAGATCCTGGCAGATCGTCAAACCGTTGCTCCAGAAAATCATCTGACAGCTCAGCTGTACGCTGAAAGGATGGCACAGATCGAAGGTAAACTGTTTGAAAATGACTTACGAAAAACTGGGCAACCTTCTCAGGATCGTTATCGTTTTGAGCAGTTTGCCAAGGATGTATTACAAGAGCATCAAACGATTCAATCCAAATTGGCGCAAAAACTCGCCGGGCAATTTGAGCTTTCAGCAACAATCGCCGATCGTGTAGCGCATGAGTCCCTCAGGCACTGGGAACGAACTCGTGTGGTGCCATCTGAAGCTATGACAAGACGCTATATCGAGCTGGCAGATCATTTGGAAAAAGGTTCAGAGAAATTGGCAACTCAGTTCAAGCACCAGGATGCAGCCAAACAACAATGTGTGACCGGCTTTGTACGCAGGCGCGAAAGTGAAGCCTGGTTGCAGCAAAAAGCATTCAATCCCACAAAGGATCCAGTGCAAAGTGCCCGTTATGCTGAGAGCACCCAAAAAGTCACGCAGAAAATGAAAATGATCATGAAGCAAGCGGAACAGCAGCTGCAAAAGTCTCAAGGGTATTCGATGGATTTGTGA